In bacterium, the genomic window GGTCATTGAAAACAGGGGATTTCTTAAATTCAAGAAAGGATAAACATGTCTGGGTAAAATGGATGGAATTAAGAATCCATAATGATGTAAAGGCGATTGAAACACCAACAGGTTTTATCCCTATATATGAGGACTTGAAAATTTTATTCAATGATGTCTTGAAAAAAGAATATTCTAAAGAAGATTATATTGAACAGTTTACAATAAGAGTTCTAGAAAATTTAATGAAGATTGAAAGAGTTTTAAAATTCTGTAGAGAAAAAATTGAAGAAGCGCCTGATGAAGTTTTTGAAGTTTTAAATCAGCAGAAAGAAAGATTAATAAAGGCAAGGGAA contains:
- a CDS encoding phosphoenolpyruvate carboxykinase domain-containing protein, with amino-acid sequence SLKTGDFLNSRKDKHVWVKWMELRIHNDVKAIETPTGFIPIYEDLKILFNDVLKKEYSKEDYIEQFTIRVLENLMKIERVLKFCREKIEEAPDEVFEVLNQQKERLIKAREKFGDYISPERFI